The Deltaproteobacteria bacterium genome window below encodes:
- a CDS encoding CaiB/BaiF CoA-transferase family protein, which yields PEGGDWFRHEEPAIKGLGLRFLDLNRNKKSLTLNLKTPAGKEIFFALARSSQVVVEGFRPGVVERLGIDYSRVKEVNSQMVYCSISGYGQDGPYRLLAGHDINYLGYSGILDLVGYEDRPPSLPSVPIADYSAGGLMAAVGILLALMAVQRTGKGQFVDISMLDGVMGFQHAPLAEYLATGAAPERGKFWLAGNIPCYALYETQDGKAITVGPLEPHFWANLCRALGREDFIDHQRAEGEKGQEVYNFLKKTFRQKTRDEWVAFFHGQDVCLGPVKNMGETLEDPQIRHRQMIVDVEHPQAGQLKQIGIPIKLSETPGKITSLAPSLGQHTKEILQELGYSAEAIEGFRREKVI from the coding sequence CCGGAAGGGGGCGATTGGTTTCGGCACGAGGAGCCGGCGATTAAAGGGCTGGGCCTTCGTTTTCTTGACCTCAACCGGAATAAGAAGAGCCTTACTTTAAACCTTAAGACCCCTGCGGGAAAGGAGATTTTTTTTGCTTTAGCCAGGTCCTCCCAAGTAGTGGTGGAAGGATTTCGCCCGGGTGTAGTGGAACGCTTGGGAATTGACTATTCCCGAGTGAAAGAAGTCAACTCGCAAATGGTTTATTGTTCCATCTCCGGATATGGCCAGGATGGTCCCTACCGGCTGCTTGCCGGCCACGACATCAACTACCTGGGTTACAGTGGTATCTTAGACCTGGTGGGGTACGAAGACCGGCCCCCTTCCTTACCCTCCGTACCCATCGCCGATTATTCTGCAGGGGGACTTATGGCTGCCGTAGGAATTTTGCTGGCCTTGATGGCTGTTCAGAGGACGGGGAAAGGCCAGTTTGTGGACATCTCCATGCTCGATGGGGTGATGGGCTTTCAGCACGCTCCCTTGGCCGAGTATCTGGCCACAGGCGCTGCGCCCGAGAGAGGAAAGTTCTGGCTGGCCGGAAACATCCCATGTTACGCCCTCTACGAGACCCAGGATGGAAAGGCCATCACCGTTGGGCCCTTAGAACCCCATTTTTGGGCCAATCTCTGCCGGGCATTAGGGCGGGAGGATTTTATTGATCATCAAAGGGCCGAAGGGGAAAAAGGTCAAGAGGTTTACAACTTTTTAAAAAAGACCTTTCGCCAAAAGACCCGCGATGAATGGGTAGCCTTTTTTCATGGGCAGGACGTTTGCTTAGGGCCGGTCAAAAACATGGGGGAGACATTGGAAGATCCGCAGATTCGGCATCGGCAGATGATTGTCGACGTGGAACATCCCCAGGCCGGCCAGCTGAAGCAGATCGGCATCCCCATTAAACTTTCCGAGACTCCCGGAAAAATTACCAGCCTCGCTCCATCTTTGGGGCAGCATACCAAGGAAATTTTACAGGAACTGGGATATTCTGCCGAGGCCATCGAAGGCTTCCGGCGGGAGAAAGTAATTTGA